CGCTGGGCAGCCTGGTCACCGAGGTGCTGGCCGCCGCGCCGGGCTCCAGGCTGACGACCCTGCTCACCGACGGCCGGCACATCTACGGCACCACGGTGACCCACTCGCTGTGGTGGCGCCACTCGGCCGAGGCCGTGCTGGTCGCCAGCGAGCCGTTCGACGATTCCCCAGGTTGGCAGCCGCTTCCGGACGGCCAGCTTGTGACCGCCGACCGCAGCGGGGTGCGCCACCGCCCGCTCCCGCTGCCAGCCCGCGATGAGGCAGAAAGTGAGAGCCATGTCCATCAGCGTCGATGACAGCTTCCTCGATTCGGCCGGCGCCACTGACGAGCTGGCCGAAGATGCTCGGACCGGACTCACCAGCATCCCCAAGTCGTTGCCTCCACGGTGGTTCTACGACGCCCGCGGCAGCCAGTTGTTCGAGCAGATCACCGAGCTGCCGGAGTACTACCCGACCCGAACCGAGGCGCAGATCCTTCAGGCGCACGCTGATGACATCGCCTCGGCGGCGCCGGTGGAGACCGTGATCGAGCTGGGCTCGGGGTCATCGATCAAGACCCGGCTGCTGCTGGACGCCTGGCAGCGGGGCGGCACGCTGCGCCGGATCATCACGGTGGACGTCTCGGCGAGCGCGCTGTCCGAGGCCGCGGTCAGCCTGGCGGCGCGCTATCCGGCGGCCGACGTGCTGCCCATCCGAGCGGACTTCACCCGGCATCTGGACGGGTTGGCCAAGACCGGGCGGACCGCCATCGTCTTCCTCGGCTCCACCATCGGCAACCTCGATCCAGCCGAGCGGGCCTCATTCTTCAGCGGCGTTCGATCGGCGCTCGAACCCGGCGACGTGCTGCTGCTGGGCACCGACCTGGTCAAGCCTGCCGAGATCCTGGTGCCTGCCTATGACGACGCCGCTGGTGTCACGGCGGCATTCAACCTCAACGTGCTGCGGGTGCTCAACCGGGAACTCGGCGGCGACCTGCCGATCGAGGCGTTTGACCACCGAGCGGTGTGGAATCGGCTGGACGAGCGGATCGAGATGCGGTTGAGAGCCGCTCGTGAGGTCTGGGCGCGGTTCTCCAGGATCGGCTTGGACGTGCACTTCGACGCGGGGGAGGAGTTGCTCACCGAGATCTCCTCGAAGTTCCGCCGTGAGGGCATCACCGCTGAGCTGGCCCTGGCAGGGCTGAACCTGACGCACTGGTGGGTCGATCCGGCGGAGTTCTTCGCCCTGAGCCTTTCGCAGTGACCCGCCGGCCCCGGCCGGGGTAGTGGGCGGCATGGCAGTGGCGGCTCGATCGTCGCCGCCCGCGATCGGGGTCACCGACTTGCCGCTACCGCCATGCCGCCCGACCCCTCCCCCGAGGCTTGGTCACGCGCCCTGCAGTCCTCACGCGCCCTGCGGTCCTCATGCGCCCTGCAGTCCTCATGCTCGCAGTCCCACTAGCTGCTGTCTGACAATGTAGCATACAACAGACATTGTCACCGTGCCGGGCAAGGCTGGCGTTGGTCAAGCCGCCGCGGCGCGCCGGCAGGATAGGAGCCAGGCTCGGCTGCTCAGGCCACCGACCACAGCAGGCTCTGGCTGGCCAGCGACCGGCGCAGCGCCTTGCGCTCGAGGCTGCTCAGCCGACTGAGGCGGATCGCCAGCGTTTCGCTGTCCACATCCAGGCACTGCGCGAGCGCGGCAGGATCATCGGCGCCGCCCAGCGTCCGGATCGCCGCGGCAAGGCCGGCCAGCGGGATCAGGCGTCGGCTCACCTCCGCATGCACCAGGCCCTCTTCGCGCTGAAGCCAGGGGCCGCAGTCGAGGATGCCCCGTTCCAGGTGGACCAGCTCATGGGTGAGGGTGCACCTGCGCTGCGCCGCGGAGGTGTCGGCGCGCAAGGCGATGAGCCGTCCGTCCTCGCGCACCTCACCCAGCAGATCACCGGTCATCGGCTCGATGACGACCTTGACATGTGGCCAGTTCTGCCGCAGATCGGCCCAGGGATCGTACGGGCAGGCCAGGTCGGCTGCGATGGTCAGGTGAGATCGGCCGCGGGAGTGCGAGGTCATGCGAGCAGTATTGAGCAGGCCTCT
This genomic stretch from Jatrophihabitans sp. harbors:
- the egtD gene encoding L-histidine N(alpha)-methyltransferase → MSISVDDSFLDSAGATDELAEDARTGLTSIPKSLPPRWFYDARGSQLFEQITELPEYYPTRTEAQILQAHADDIASAAPVETVIELGSGSSIKTRLLLDAWQRGGTLRRIITVDVSASALSEAAVSLAARYPAADVLPIRADFTRHLDGLAKTGRTAIVFLGSTIGNLDPAERASFFSGVRSALEPGDVLLLGTDLVKPAEILVPAYDDAAGVTAAFNLNVLRVLNRELGGDLPIEAFDHRAVWNRLDERIEMRLRAAREVWARFSRIGLDVHFDAGEELLTEISSKFRREGITAELALAGLNLTHWWVDPAEFFALSLSQ
- a CDS encoding ImmA/IrrE family metallo-endopeptidase, which codes for MTSHSRGRSHLTIAADLACPYDPWADLRQNWPHVKVVIEPMTGDLLGEVREDGRLIALRADTSAAQRRCTLTHELVHLERGILDCGPWLQREEGLVHAEVSRRLIPLAGLAAAIRTLGGADDPAALAQCLDVDSETLAIRLSRLSSLERKALRRSLASQSLLWSVA